The DNA region AATCGGATTTAGAGAGTACCACAGGACAGGCAATTGTGCGGGTGGTGTCTTGTAGTGGGAATCCAGACTTAATTCCCCTCCTGAAACAGATTCTCACCCATGCTACCTCTGAGGTGAAACGGGGGGGACTAGAAACCTTGGCAACCTTGGCGCATCCGGGGGATTGGGAACTGGCGGAATTGGCTGTCTCGGAATTAGAACACCCTGATCCGTTGGTACGGGCGGCGGCGTTTAATTTGTTGGGGATTACGCGCTGTAAAGGGATGTTGCGCTATGTGGCAATTGGTTTAGGCGATCCTCATCCCCAAGTGCGCCGTTGTGCGGCGGTGGCGCTGGCGATGTATGGTGAACCGGGATTGACGTTAGCCCAAGATAGTTTATCCTCGTCTAATCCAGATATTGTCAATGCGGCGATCGCTGCAATTGGTCAAGTGCGGACGAAACAGGCGAGTGATATTCTGTTCGAGTATCTGAGTCCAGATTTTCAGCAGGTAACACACAGCCGTCAATGGCAACAACAGATTCCCCCGAATAATCCCAGTTGGCAACCTCTGGCAATTGCGATCGCGGATTATCATCAACGGCTGATTCAGCGTGTTTTGTATATTCTCTCCTGTCTGGGTCATTCCCGTACTGTTAATGTGGTGCAACGGCTGCTCTATTCCACAGATTCTAGGGATTTAGCGAATGCGATTGAAACCTTGGCGTCGCTGAGTCATCGCCGCTTTGTGCTTCCCCTGATGCCTGTTTTGGAACAATTGATTAGTGATGATCAACCTGGAACTCGGATTCGGGTTAATTCTCAGTGGATGCGAACCAAGGGATATCAGCTACTCCTCGAAGCCCTAGAATCGCGCGATCGCTGGATTAAGATTGGTGCGTTGATTGCCTTAGCCGGGGTGCCTTCTGCTTTAATGAAAGATCCAGACCCTTTAGTTAAAGCCGTTGTCCAGCAAATTTTCCAGCCCCTTGATCAGCAGCCGTCACTCAAGGATTTCTTTATGAGTCGTCTACTTTTACTCAAAAATGTTGCTCTGTTCAAAAATTTATCCCTCGATGAACTGCTTCTGATCGACCAAACCCTAGAACAAGAGCATGTTCTGGCGGGTGAAACCATTTATACTGAAGGGAGTTGGGGCAACCACTTCTATATTATTGGGGAAGGAAGTGTCCGTTTGGTCAAGGATATGGACGAGGTGCAATGTGATCTGAAATACTTATCAGCAGGGCAGCATTTTGGGGAGGTGACGTTATTTGATAATGCGCCGCACTGGGATGGTGCGATCGCGGTGAAGGATTGTACCTTGCTCAAGTTAGAGAAAAACCGTTTTATTAGTTTGATTACCCAACGTCCTCATATTGTATTAGAGATTTGTCGATTTTTGAGTCAGCGCCTGCGAGAAACGGATAAGTATCGGCTGGCTAGAAAATTACCCTCATCGTTCGAGGTTCCTGTAGAAAGCCGATAATGATCAACGGCGATCGGGCTATACAGGGTGATGAACCCGAACAGATGATGATGAGCGATCGCCGATTGTCGTCAGACAACTGATTTGTCATGAAAAAACAACCATTAAATTTTTGGCAGCTCTGGAATATGAGCGTTGGATTCTTCGGCATTCAATTTGGCTGGGGACTCCAAATGGCAAATATGAGCGCCATTTTCGAGTATCTGGGTGCCAATGCCCATCAAATCCCGATTCTCTGGTTAGCCGCCCCCCTGACAGGGTTAATCGTGCAGCCGATTATTGGCAATATGAGCGATAATACCTGGGGATCTCTGGGTAGGCGACGACCATATTTTTTAGTTGGGGCGATTTTGAGTACCCTGGCGCTGATTGCCATGCCTCATTCATCGGCATTGTGGATGGCAGCGGGATTACTCTGGATTCTAGATACCTCCGTCAACATTAGCATGGAACCGTTTCGGGCGTTTGTCGGGGATTTAGTGCCGAGAAACCAACGGACGATGGGATTTGCCATGCAGAGTCTGTTTATTGGCTTAGGCGCAGTGAGTGCGTCAGCATTACCCTGGATTTTAAATAACATCTTTCATATTCCTTCCCTCAGTAGCAATAAAGGGGCAATTCCCTTAACCGTGGAACTCTCCTTTTATATTGGTGCTGCCTTTTTCTTGGGTACGGTACTGTGGACAGTTTTATCCACAGAAGAATATCCACCCAAAAATCTAGAAGCCTTTGAGAAACAGCAAGAGAAAAAAGGCGGTGTAATTAATAGTATCCGCGAAGCCTGGATCGCGCTGCAAGAGATACCCCCGGTGATGAAACAATTAGCGTGGGTGCAGTGCTTTACTTGGTTAGGAATGTTCTGTTTCTTCCTATACTTTCCCCCCGCCGTCGCCTGGAATATTTTTGGGGCGACAAACCAGCAATCATTACTTTATAACGACGGGATTGAATGGGCAGGAATTTGCATTGCTTTCTATAATGCGGTGTGTTTTGGCGTCTCGTTGTTATTACCGAGAATGGCACAAATTACTAATCGCCAAATCACCCATAGTTTTTGTCTCCTCTGCGGGGGTGCCGGGTTTATGTCATTAATGGTGATTGACAATCAATATTGGCTATTCCTGGCGATGGTAGGCGTTGGTATTGCTTGGGCAAGTATTTTGACTCTGCCCTATTCGATGTTAATTGGCGGTTTACCTCCCAAGCGCACAGGTATTTTCATGGGCATTTTTAACTTCTTTATTGTCCTACCTCAGATTGCCGTATCCCTGGGGTTTGGTTGGGTGATGGATAACTTTCTGGATAATAATCGCCTCTTAGCCGTAGTGATTGGCGGTGTGTTTATGGTGATTGCGGCATTTTTGACCCAACGGGTAGAAACGATTCCCGCACAAGATTTACCGAAACCAGAAGTGCAGTTGTCAGAAGAAACAGCCGTTTAACCGTAGGGGCTTGGAAACCAAGCCCCTAGAACAGATATACCGTAGGGTGCGTTAGCGTAGCGTAACGCACCTTAACCAATAGATAAGGTGGTATTATTTAACTGAGAAAGGGGTCAAGTCTTCGGTTTTCTGGCTATCGGTTTGAGTCAGTCAATTTGGCTCAGTACCTAGACATAAATCAAAAGCATCGCATCACCGAATCAGGGACAATGTACCCTTCCTCAGCATCTCGCAAGGCGAGTAAGACGAATGACGAATGACGAATGACGATCCCTACCGTTAACTTTAATTATCCCTACCTACTTACACCGATTAGCTAAATAGAATATGCAAATCACCATTGAAATTCCTGATGAAATTGCCCAACGACTCGACCAAACAAAGGGGAGTCTCTCCCGTCGGCTGCTAGAATTTATTATTGCTGATGCTTACCACTGTGGCAAAATAAACACGGCTGAAGTGCGTCAAATACTCCAGTTACCATCTCGTCTTGAAACTCACGCCTTTTTGAAGCGGATGGGAGTTTATCTGAACTATGACGAATCTGAATTAGAACAGGATCTTCAAA from Coleofasciculus chthonoplastes PCC 7420 includes:
- a CDS encoding MFS transporter codes for the protein MKKQPLNFWQLWNMSVGFFGIQFGWGLQMANMSAIFEYLGANAHQIPILWLAAPLTGLIVQPIIGNMSDNTWGSLGRRRPYFLVGAILSTLALIAMPHSSALWMAAGLLWILDTSVNISMEPFRAFVGDLVPRNQRTMGFAMQSLFIGLGAVSASALPWILNNIFHIPSLSSNKGAIPLTVELSFYIGAAFFLGTVLWTVLSTEEYPPKNLEAFEKQQEKKGGVINSIREAWIALQEIPPVMKQLAWVQCFTWLGMFCFFLYFPPAVAWNIFGATNQQSLLYNDGIEWAGICIAFYNAVCFGVSLLLPRMAQITNRQITHSFCLLCGGAGFMSLMVIDNQYWLFLAMVGVGIAWASILTLPYSMLIGGLPPKRTGIFMGIFNFFIVLPQIAVSLGFGWVMDNFLDNNRLLAVVIGGVFMVIAAFLTQRVETIPAQDLPKPEVQLSEETAV
- a CDS encoding UPF0175 family protein, with protein sequence MQITIEIPDEIAQRLDQTKGSLSRRLLEFIIADAYHCGKINTAEVRQILQLPSRLETHAFLKRMGVYLNYDESELEQDLQTLKEFRSK